From the Micromonospora echinospora genome, the window TTGCACGCCACGATGGTATGCCGAGAGAAGTCCGCGTACCGCCTCCGGCGTACGTCGTTGCACCGACGTCACCGGCTTCTCGATCCCGCCCGGCACGAGCTGCGCCATGGGCTTGCGCTTGGGCAGGCCGGTCTGGGTGGTCTCGACCACCGGCACCTCGTTGGCCGCGCTGGCGGCACGCCAGCCGTCGTCCGCGGCGGTCTGCCAACCGCCGGGTGGCTGCGGGGTGCGCCGGCCGGCGAGGCTCTCGGCGTACGCGGAACGGTCGCTCCCGTTGGTCGCCGCACCGTTGTCGTGCGACGCGCCTCCGGTGTTCGTTGCCATCGGTGCGTTACCTGTCGTCCCTGCTGGTTCCTTGGCGGCCGGACGGCCCCGTTCGACTGCGGCGAGCTGCTGCGTCTGGGCAGCGTCCGGGCTCCCGAGGGTGACCCGGGCACCACCGGCGGCCGTCTCGTCGTTGACCGGTCGCCGAGTGCGGAACCAGGCGGATTCCAGCTCCCGGAAGATCGGCAGTTCCATCGTCTCGTCCGCGTACCGCTGCCGGTCGGGGACCGCCGGGGCCGGTGCGGGCTGCCCGGCCGGGCTGGGGTGGCCGGCCGTTCCGGCCGGTGACTCGCCTGCCGAGCGCGGCACGCGGGGCAGCTCGGTGGTCATGTCGAGCGCTGCGGCGAGCCGCTCGGGCACGGGCGGGGTGGGCGCCTCCCGCTCCGTTCCGGCCACCGGCGGCCAGACCGGTGGAGCCGGCGTGGCCGGAGCCGGTCGGGTCGGCGGCGCGGACATCGGTGGCCCGGAGACCGGCGGAGCCGACACGGGCGGGCCGGAGACCGGCGGGGCCGGCGGGGCCGACACCGGCGGCGGGACCTGCGGATGGGCGGTGCGCGCCTCCGGGTTCGACGGCACCTGCCGCGGCACGGCGGGTGGCTGACCGAACCCGGCCGGTTCCTCGTCACCGGTCGCGCGCCGCTGCGGCAGCGCGTCCACCTGCTGTCCGTTCGCCGGACGGGGCGTGAAGGCGTCGCCGCCGCTGGCCCGCACGTCCGCACCGGTCAGGTCGGACCAGGCGGGCAGCGGTCGGCCGGCGCCCGGCGTGCCGTTGCGCGGCTCCGGCTCGAAGGGCCGCCCACCGAGGGTGACCTGGTTGCCGGAGCCTCCCGGACGGGGGGCCGGCGCCGGGGCGTTGCCCAGTGCCGGCAGCGTGCCGACGGTGGGCAGCGGGGTCGCTGGAGCAGGACCGGACGCGGGCAGCCCCGGCGGTTGCTGCACCCGGCCGGAGAGCGCACGTGGCACCAGGACCGTGGTGGGCAGGTCGACCTCGGCGACCGTGCCCCGCTCGGTGCCCGGCCGTAGCTCGACCCGGACCCCGTGCCGGGCGGCCAGCCGGGCGACCACGACCAGGCCCATCATCCGGGAGACCGCGACGTCCACCTGCGGCGGCGTGGCGAGCCGCTCGTTCAGGTCGGCGATCTGCTCGGCGCTGATGCCGATGCCCCGGTCCTCGACGTAGAGCGACGCGCGGTCGCCGACCCGGCGGGCCTCGACCATGACCTGGGAGTCCGGCGGCGAGAACGCGGTGGCGTTGTCGAACAGCTCGGCGACCAGGTGGACCAGGTCGTTGACCGCGTGCGCGGCGACCTCGATGTCCCGGTCGATCACGCCGAACTCGATCCGGGTGTAGTGCTCGACCTCGGACTGCGCGGCCCGGAGCACGTCGATCAGGGCGGCCGGCTGCCGCTGCACCCGGGTGGAGTCCGCACCGGCGAGGACCAGCAGGTTCTCGTCGTTGCGGCGCATCCGGGTGGCCAGGTGGTCGAGTTGGAACAGCTCGGCCAGCCGGTCCGGGTCCTCCTCGCCGCGCTCCAGCCGGTCGAGGTGACCGATCAGCCGGTCGACCAGGATCTGGGACCGGCGGGCCAGGTTGACGAACATGGTCGCCACGGAGGCGCGGAGCGCGGCCTGCTCGGCCGCCGTCCGGACCGCCTCCAGGTGGACGGCGTTGAACGCCTCGGTCACCTGGCCGAACTCGTCCTTGCTGCGCACCGGGAGCGGCTCGGCGATCTGGTTGGCGAGCTGCATCGGGGTGAGCTGGCCGGTGACCTTCGGATCCCGCAGCCGGGCCACCGCATGGGGCAGGCCGTACTGGGCGATGGAGAGCGCTCCCTGCCGCAGGTCGCGCAGGGAGCGGGCCATCGACCGGGCGACCAGGTAGGCGAAGAAGATCGCCAGTAGCAGCATGCTGAGCAGCAGGCCGGTCTCCAGGAAGACCCGGCGCTGCACGTCGGAGCGGAGCTGGTCGGCCAGGCCGATCACGTCGCCGTCGAGTTTGGCCTCCACGGTACGGATCAGTTTGGCGTTGGCGACCATCGCGGCGTCCCACTCGTTCGCCCCGAACGGCGCGCCGGCCATGCTGTCGCTGGTGTTGCCGTTGATCCAGCCGAGGTAGTTCTCGACCTGGCGCTGGTCCGATCCGGCGACGGTCTGCTGGTACAGCTCGGACTCGGCCTGGTTGGCGACCGCCTGGAAACTCTGTAGCGCCTGCTGCTGGCCGGTGCCGGTGGCGATGTAGTCGGTGCGCAACACCGGGCTCATCGACCCCTGGATCAGCGCCCTGTGCACCACGACCCGACGGACCGAGAGGAACTCCTTGGCCCGGGCGCTGGCGGCCACCGCGCGCATCCGCTCGCTCAGGTCGGTGTCCCCGGCGAGCTGGCTGGCCGAGTCCCGGATGTCCAGCAGGTCGTTGATCAGACCCTCGTAGGACCGGGCGGCGTCGGTGAGCGGCAGCCGGTTGTTGAAGACCTGGCTGCGAGTGCCGGGAAGGTCCTGCAGGCTCTGGTCGATCCGGTCGAGGACCTTCTCGAGGTTGCCGGGGAGCCCGTCGAGCTCGGCCCGCTGCCGGGAGTACGGCGCCCGGGCCCGGTCGACCCGCTCGTGCACGTCGGTGTAGGCCTTGTTGTACTGCTCCCGGGTCTGCGCGTTCGCCCCGAGCAACAGCACGGCGGCGGCCCGCTCGTCCTGGAGGGTGTCGACCAGCTCACCGGAGTGACCGGTGAGGTGCGCCAGGTCGCCGGCGCGGTTGGCACCGTTGAGCGTGTCAAGGTGGTCGATCAGGCCGTTGGTGCCGACGACCACCGTGGCGATGGTCGGCACGATCATGATGAGGCCGAGCTTCGACCAGATCGGCATGTCGCGGAGCCGACCAGCCGGCCGGCGCATTCGCGACAGGAAGGAGCCCGCCGTCTTTGGTCGTTTGCTCACGTCACCGCCCTCGCGATCTCAGCGTCCGCCGTGTTGCCCCGGGCAACGCCCAGCGACCGACCCGGCGGGTCGGACCTCCGAGATTCCATCACGCCGCCTCTCAAAGAGAAAGCCCAGGCTGTCCCTCGCCCGGGGTGTGATGAGATGTTGAGACAGTTTGATCGCAGCCCGTCTGGCCGGAGTCACCTACCGTAATGAAGCCCCCGCACCGCGTCGTCCTGCTCGCCGGCCCTTCGGGCTCCGGAAAGTCCTACGTCGCACGCCGAACCGGACTCCCCGTGCTCTGTCTCGACGATTTCTACAAGGACGGCGACGACCCTACGTTGCCACGTCGGCACGACCGAATCGACTGGGATTCGCCGCATGCCTGGGATGCCGGCTTCGCCGTGGAAACCATTGCTCGACTGGCTCGTGACGGCAAGGCCGAAGTGCCGGTTTATGCAATCGGCGAAGACCGCCGAGTGGGTACCCGGACGTTCGATCTCGCCGGAGCGCCATTCTTCGTCGCCGAGGGGATTTTCGCCGCCGAGATCGTCGCCGAATGCCGTGATCGGGGTCTTCTCGCCGGCGCGTACGCCCTTCGTCGGCCGCGCGGCGCGACATTCCTCCGCCGACTCACCCGGGACCTCGCCGAACAGCGCAAGGCACCGGGGGTGCTTCTCCGGCGCGGCCTGACGTTGCTGCGCGAGGAGCCGGCGGTGCTGCGCCGGCAGACCGGACTGGGCGCGGAGGCGGCGCGGGCCCGCGAGGTGCTGCGGCGGGTGGCCATGCTGCTCGCCGGCCACCCCCGCCGGTCCTGAATCCCGCCCGCTGGCGACCCGGCCGGGTCAGGAGAGCAGCTTCGCGTACGCCGGCTTGATCACGTCGTCGATGATCCGCAGCCGCTCGTCGAACGGGATGAAGGCGCTCTTCATCGCGTTGATGGTGAACCACTGGAGTTCCTTCCAGCCGTAGCCGAAGGCGTCCACCAGCAGCGCCATCTCCCGTGACATCGAGGTGCCGCTCATCAGCCGGTTGTCGGTGTTGACCGTCACCCGGAACCGCAGGTCGCGCAGGAGACCGATCGGGTGCTCGGCGATCGACGCGGCCGCCCCGGTCTGCACGTTGGACGACGGGCACAACTCCAGCGGGATCCGCTTGTCCCGCACGTACGCGGCCAGCCGGCCGAGCTGCGGACGGTCGTCGGTGAGGGTGATGTCGTCGACGATCCGTACCCCGTGCCCGAGGCGGTCCGCGCCGCACCACTGGATCGCCTGCCAGATCGACGGCAGACCGAACGCCTCACCGGCGTGGATGGTGAAGTGGAAGTTCTCCCGCTGGAGGTACTCGAAGGCGTCCAGGTGCCGGGTGGGCGGGAACCCGGCCTCGGCGCCGGCGATGTCGAAGCCGACCACGCCGGTGTCCCGGTGCCGGACGGCCAGTTCGGCGATCTCCTGCGACCGGGCGGCGTGCCGCATCGCGGTCAGCAGGGTGCCGACCCGGATCGGGTTGCCGGCCTGGGCGGCCAGCTCGCTGCCCTCGGCGAAGCCGGCGAGCACCGCCTCGACCACCTGGTCCAGGGTGAGGTCCTGTTCCAGGTGCTGCTCGGGGGCGAAGCGCACCTCGGCGTAGACGACTCCGTCGGCGGCCAGGTCCAGGGCGCACTCCCGGGCCACCCGGGCCAGCGCCGGTGCGGTCTGCATGACCGCCACCGTGTGCGCGAAGGTCTCCAGGTAACGCTCCAGCGAACCGGAGTTCGCCGCCTCGACGAACCACCTGCCGAGTTCGTCCGGATCGGTGCTGGGCAGCTCGTGGCCCACCTCGGCGGCCAGCTCGATGATCGTGGTCGGCCGCAGCCCGCCGTCCAGGTGGTCGTGGAGCAGCGCCTTGGGCGCCTGGACGATTTCTTCGTATCCGATTGCCACCATGACCCGACTCTAGTGGTCGGTGCCCACGGCACCGCGCCGAGCACGCCGGGCCACCCGCGACAGAGGTCAGCCCGGCCGTCCACCGCCCGGTGCGCCCGCGCGACCCCTGCCCGAGCGCACCGCCGCTTTCCAAAGAGTAATCGACAACCTACGATGGGTTGCACTTCGAAGTGATGGCTCACATCCATGATCGGCGACGCCTGGTTCCGCTGGTGACCGCCCTGACGACCGGACTATCGGGCGACTGCCGCCAGGCGCTTCCTGAACCCGTCGGACGGGGTCACGCAGGCCCGCCAATTTTCTGCGCCGCCTGCTGGCGGCGACGGGGGAGGTAGAAGTGTCAGAAACCGCGCTCGAAGCCGCGTTCGTCACACCGCAGTCGACCCGGGAGAGCCTGATCGGGGCTTTCAAGCCGCGGAGCTCGGAACTGCCGACCACCGGGTCGAGCTTCTTCATCCACCTCAGCGAGCTCTGTCCGGTCGCGTGCCTGCACTGCATGTACTCCTCGGACCTGCAACGCAAGTCGGCGAAGGACTCGTTGTCCCGGGACGAGCTGACCAAGGCGATCGATTTCATCAACGAATCTCGATCCCAGAAGCTCAACATCACCGGCGGCGGAGAGCCGTTCCTCAAATTCAACAGCATCCTGCGGCTGCTCACCGAGGTGACCACGCCGAAGATCGATGTCGTCAGCGCCGGCTACTGGGGCAAGGAGCCGACGCGGGCGAACACGCTCATCCGCCGACTCGACGCCGCCCTGGCGGACAACCCGGCCGGGCCCGAGGTCATCCTGCGGCTGAGCCTGGACCGCTACCACCTCGAAGCGCCCCGACCGGTACGGCTGGAGCACTACGGCAACGTCGCCCGGGCGTGGGCCGAGCAGCGGCCCGGCTTCGGGCTCGGCTTCCGCAGCATCGAGCCGGACTGGAACATCGTCGACCGGCAGATCGCCGAGGAGCTCGGGGCCCGTCTCGTCGACGTCAACGACTGGAACCGCAAGCTCGTCCTCCCCGACGGCCGGGAAATACCCATCACGTTCAACGTGTTCCGCCGCAGCGGCAAGGCCAGCGAGCTGGCGGAGGGCCACCACGACACGTCCCGCTCCATCCACGAGTACTACAACCCCTTCGAGACCGGCAGCAGGCGGCTCTCCCTGGCGACCACGGTCAACGACGCCATCCGCGGCAACTATGCCGCGAGTTCGGGGGTGGCCGTCACCCTGAACTCGGACGGCACCTTCTGGATCTTCTGCGGCACCGCGCCGGACCGGCGGTTGCTGCTCGGCCAGGAGAGCTTCGCCGAGGCGGTCGCCACCTTCTTCCAGGACCCGATCACCCATCTGCTCGTGGAGGAGGGGGTGTGGTCCCTGTCGGACCTGGTGATCGAACTGGACAAGGAGGCGCACGCCGCGGCGATGGCGAAGAACGACGTCGCGTCGCTGGTCGAGGACCTGCTCGACGCCGAGGACGTCCGACTCGCGGTGACTCTGGTGGCCACCCAGAAGCTCCTGGCCGAAGATCGGGCCACGCTGGACGGGTCGCACCCGCTCGGTGCGGTGTTGGCCGCCCCGCACCGGGACCTGCTCGCCGAATGCCGGGCGCTCATCGCCGAACGTCGGGCCCGGCGATGATGCCGGCGGTGGAGATCGGCGACCCGGATCACCTGTACGCGCGGATTCTGCGGGCCCGCCGACCGAGTGGCGAGATCCGGCGTCGCACCACCGAGTTGGGGACGCTGCTCGCCCGACACACGCGCGACTCCGTACGGACCTGGTCCGGTCCGGACAGCCGGGTGCTCGCCGTGGTCATCCTGCGGGGTGGCGCGCTGCTCTACCCCGGTTTCGTCGCCATGTTCGAGGACGCCGACTTCTGTTTCGTCGGCATGAGCCGCGACGCGCAGATGCGGTCCGTCCGGGCCGACTACATGACCCCCGTTCCGCAGGACGACTACGACGTGGTCATCTACCTGGACGGGGTGTGCGCCACCGGCGGCACCCTGCTGGAGACCCGGCGACTGGTCCAGAAGGAATGCGATGGCAGGTACGAGGTGGCGGCGGTGATCAGCAGTTCCGCGTCCGCGACCAGACTGCTGCGCGAGGCCGGGGTGGCCGTCGTCGGGTTGAGCCTGTACGAGTCGCTCAAGGGTGGCCTCGTCCTGCCCGACCTCGGTGAACTGGACGCCGGTGACCTGCTGAGCGGTGTCGGGTTCCCGGGCCGGCAGGAGGAGCCGGAGCGGTGAGCCTTCCTCCGTCGACGAGCGACCGCCAGGGTCCTGCGGTGGACCGCCGGGAGACCGGTGAGCGGCCGGTGCCGGTCAGCCGGGCACCCGACCCGGAGGCCGACGGGCTGTTGCTGGCCGGCCCCCGGTTGGCCACCGGCGAGGTGGTCGACGTCCTGTTGAGCGGCGGGCGGATCGCTGTCGTCCGGCCGGCGGGCACCCCGGTCGCCGACGGAGTACCGCGGCTCGACCTCTCGGGTCATCTGCTGCTGCCGGCCCCGGCCGAACCGCACTCGCACTTCGACAAGGTGCTCACCGGTACGGTGCTGGGCAACCGGACCGGTGACCTGGCCGGCGCGGTCGACGCCTGGTACGCGTACCGGCGGTCGGTGTCCCGGTCGGACGTCCGCGAACGGGCGCTACGCGCGGCGTACGAGTTGCTGGGCAGCGGGGCCACCGCGATCCGTACCCACGTGGACGTCGGTGTCGCCACCGGGCTGGGGATGCTGGAGGCGCTGCTCGAGGTGCGTGAGGAACTCGCCGGACAGGTGGAGCTACAGGTCGTCGCCATGGTCGACCGCCCCGTGACCGGCCCCGACGGCGCGGGCAACCGGGCGATGCTGGTCGAGGCGGTACGGTCGGGCGCCGACGTGATCGGGGCGGCGCCCTACAGTCACCCGGATCCGCCCGCCTGCCTGCGGCTGCTGCTCGACGTCGCGGCGGAATTCGGTCGGCCGGTGGACCTGCACACCGACGAGACACTGGACCCGGCCGTCGACACCCTGAGCGAGCTGGCCGAGCTGGTGTTGGCCACCGGCTTCCGACCGGCCGTCACCGCCAGCCACTGCGTCAGCCTGGGCGTACGCGGGGAGGAAGCCACCCGCGCGGTGGTCGCCCGGGTGGCCGCCGCCGGGATCGGTGTGATCACCTGCCCGTCCACCAACCTCTTCCTCCAGGGCCGGGGGCACGGGCACTCCGTACCCCGTGGCCTGACCGCGATCGTGGCGCTGCGGGCCGCCGGGGTGGCCGTCGCCGGTGCTGGCGACAACATGCGGGACCCGTTCAACCCGGTCGGCCGGGGTGATCCACTGGAGACGGCGTCGCTGCTGGTCACCGCAGGGCACCTGGACCCCGCGGAGGCCTATGACGCGGTCAGCGCCCAGGCCCGTACGGTGATGGGCCTGCCGGCCGTACGGATCGAGGCGGGTGCGCCGGCCGAGTTGCTGGCGATCCGGGCGCAATCGTTGACCGACGCGATCGCAGCGGCCAACATGGACCGAATGGTGATTCATCGGGGCCGGCTGGTCAGCCGGACACGGGTGGAACGCACTTTCTCGCCGCCGCTGCCGGCGGCGGCCCGGCGATGACGGCCACCATGTCCGCCGGTCCGGTGCTCCGGACCAACTGGAGCCGGGTGCTGCTCACCTATCTCGCCGGGGTGCTGGCAGCGGCCGCCCTCGGCAAGATCGGCCCGGTGTTCGGGCCGCTCCAGTCGGATCTCGGCCTCTCGCTGCCCGCCGTCGGCTGGGCGGCGTCCGCCATGACCGGGGTCGCGGCGGCCCTGGGTCTGATCGGTGGCGTGTGGACCGACCGGCTGGGCGACCGGCGCAGCCTGTTGGCCGGGCTGGTCCTGCTCGCCGTGACCGGCGCCGCCGGGGCACTCGCCTGGGACGCGACGAGCCTGCTCGTCCTGCGGCTGTTCGAAGGCACCGGATACCTGCTGGTCGTGGTCGCGGCGCCAGCGCTGATCATGCGGCTGACCACCGGCGCCGACCGGGTGACCGCGCTCTCGGTGTGGGGGACGTTCATCCCGGTCGGATTGGCCGT encodes:
- a CDS encoding sensor histidine kinase, with product MSKRPKTAGSFLSRMRRPAGRLRDMPIWSKLGLIMIVPTIATVVVGTNGLIDHLDTLNGANRAGDLAHLTGHSGELVDTLQDERAAAVLLLGANAQTREQYNKAYTDVHERVDRARAPYSRQRAELDGLPGNLEKVLDRIDQSLQDLPGTRSQVFNNRLPLTDAARSYEGLINDLLDIRDSASQLAGDTDLSERMRAVAASARAKEFLSVRRVVVHRALIQGSMSPVLRTDYIATGTGQQQALQSFQAVANQAESELYQQTVAGSDQRQVENYLGWINGNTSDSMAGAPFGANEWDAAMVANAKLIRTVEAKLDGDVIGLADQLRSDVQRRVFLETGLLLSMLLLAIFFAYLVARSMARSLRDLRQGALSIAQYGLPHAVARLRDPKVTGQLTPMQLANQIAEPLPVRSKDEFGQVTEAFNAVHLEAVRTAAEQAALRASVATMFVNLARRSQILVDRLIGHLDRLERGEEDPDRLAELFQLDHLATRMRRNDENLLVLAGADSTRVQRQPAALIDVLRAAQSEVEHYTRIEFGVIDRDIEVAAHAVNDLVHLVAELFDNATAFSPPDSQVMVEARRVGDRASLYVEDRGIGISAEQIADLNERLATPPQVDVAVSRMMGLVVVARLAARHGVRVELRPGTERGTVAEVDLPTTVLVPRALSGRVQQPPGLPASGPAPATPLPTVGTLPALGNAPAPAPRPGGSGNQVTLGGRPFEPEPRNGTPGAGRPLPAWSDLTGADVRASGGDAFTPRPANGQQVDALPQRRATGDEEPAGFGQPPAVPRQVPSNPEARTAHPQVPPPVSAPPAPPVSGPPVSAPPVSGPPMSAPPTRPAPATPAPPVWPPVAGTEREAPTPPVPERLAAALDMTTELPRVPRSAGESPAGTAGHPSPAGQPAPAPAVPDRQRYADETMELPIFRELESAWFRTRRPVNDETAAGGARVTLGSPDAAQTQQLAAVERGRPAAKEPAGTTGNAPMATNTGGASHDNGAATNGSDRSAYAESLAGRRTPQPPGGWQTAADDGWRAASAANEVPVVETTQTGLPKRKPMAQLVPGGIEKPVTSVQRRTPEAVRGLLSAYHRGVQRGRSNHADSHSSGLGATPGGQQSSQSGSGPLAGSRQKEQEG
- a CDS encoding uridine kinase, encoding MKPPHRVVLLAGPSGSGKSYVARRTGLPVLCLDDFYKDGDDPTLPRRHDRIDWDSPHAWDAGFAVETIARLARDGKAEVPVYAIGEDRRVGTRTFDLAGAPFFVAEGIFAAEIVAECRDRGLLAGAYALRRPRGATFLRRLTRDLAEQRKAPGVLLRRGLTLLREEPAVLRRQTGLGAEAARAREVLRRVAMLLAGHPRRS
- a CDS encoding adenosine deaminase, with the translated sequence MVAIGYEEIVQAPKALLHDHLDGGLRPTTIIELAAEVGHELPSTDPDELGRWFVEAANSGSLERYLETFAHTVAVMQTAPALARVARECALDLAADGVVYAEVRFAPEQHLEQDLTLDQVVEAVLAGFAEGSELAAQAGNPIRVGTLLTAMRHAARSQEIAELAVRHRDTGVVGFDIAGAEAGFPPTRHLDAFEYLQRENFHFTIHAGEAFGLPSIWQAIQWCGADRLGHGVRIVDDITLTDDRPQLGRLAAYVRDKRIPLELCPSSNVQTGAAASIAEHPIGLLRDLRFRVTVNTDNRLMSGTSMSREMALLVDAFGYGWKELQWFTINAMKSAFIPFDERLRIIDDVIKPAYAKLLS
- a CDS encoding 4Fe-4S cluster-binding domain-containing protein, producing the protein MSETALEAAFVTPQSTRESLIGAFKPRSSELPTTGSSFFIHLSELCPVACLHCMYSSDLQRKSAKDSLSRDELTKAIDFINESRSQKLNITGGGEPFLKFNSILRLLTEVTTPKIDVVSAGYWGKEPTRANTLIRRLDAALADNPAGPEVILRLSLDRYHLEAPRPVRLEHYGNVARAWAEQRPGFGLGFRSIEPDWNIVDRQIAEELGARLVDVNDWNRKLVLPDGREIPITFNVFRRSGKASELAEGHHDTSRSIHEYYNPFETGSRRLSLATTVNDAIRGNYAASSGVAVTLNSDGTFWIFCGTAPDRRLLLGQESFAEAVATFFQDPITHLLVEEGVWSLSDLVIELDKEAHAAAMAKNDVASLVEDLLDAEDVRLAVTLVATQKLLAEDRATLDGSHPLGAVLAAPHRDLLAECRALIAERRARR
- a CDS encoding uracil phosphoribosyltransferase yields the protein MEIGDPDHLYARILRARRPSGEIRRRTTELGTLLARHTRDSVRTWSGPDSRVLAVVILRGGALLYPGFVAMFEDADFCFVGMSRDAQMRSVRADYMTPVPQDDYDVVIYLDGVCATGGTLLETRRLVQKECDGRYEVAAVISSSASATRLLREAGVAVVGLSLYESLKGGLVLPDLGELDAGDLLSGVGFPGRQEEPER
- a CDS encoding amidohydrolase family protein, which gives rise to MDRRETGERPVPVSRAPDPEADGLLLAGPRLATGEVVDVLLSGGRIAVVRPAGTPVADGVPRLDLSGHLLLPAPAEPHSHFDKVLTGTVLGNRTGDLAGAVDAWYAYRRSVSRSDVRERALRAAYELLGSGATAIRTHVDVGVATGLGMLEALLEVREELAGQVELQVVAMVDRPVTGPDGAGNRAMLVEAVRSGADVIGAAPYSHPDPPACLRLLLDVAAEFGRPVDLHTDETLDPAVDTLSELAELVLATGFRPAVTASHCVSLGVRGEEATRAVVARVAAAGIGVITCPSTNLFLQGRGHGHSVPRGLTAIVALRAAGVAVAGAGDNMRDPFNPVGRGDPLETASLLVTAGHLDPAEAYDAVSAQARTVMGLPAVRIEAGAPAELLAIRAQSLTDAIAAANMDRMVIHRGRLVSRTRVERTFSPPLPAAARR